A stretch of the Desulfobacter sp. genome encodes the following:
- a CDS encoding radical SAM protein, with the protein MAANKKEDKYTGFELGPIRPPSEADSLLLRLTRNCPWNRCSFCRVYENKVFSLRSVENVIQDIDLIHTYISRIKEKAMPGISMDQEEINQLYLGFETRDRVAFNAAMSWYGSGMESIFFQDGNALIMRPGDLVFILDHIRACFPEVKRITSYARSHTLLRIKAKDLEKMRKSGLNRIHVGMESGSDLVLKRINKGITKAGHIKAGLKVKAAGIELSEYVMPGLGGIDLSIEHALETASALNSINPEFIRIRTLAVTSGTRLFEQETKGLFEKPSDVMVAKELRLFLESLDNIQSQIKSDHILNLFETLNGTLPRDKEKLVGIIDYFFDLPEEQRIIYQLGRRMGFFTGPRDLEDSPHMEQVRQVCIHYGVTLDNVDKIIDELMNRFV; encoded by the coding sequence ATGGCAGCAAACAAAAAAGAGGATAAATACACAGGGTTTGAGCTCGGGCCGATCCGTCCGCCCAGCGAAGCGGATAGTCTTCTTTTAAGGCTGACACGCAACTGCCCATGGAACCGCTGTTCCTTTTGCCGGGTGTACGAAAACAAGGTGTTTTCCTTGCGTTCCGTTGAAAATGTGATTCAGGATATTGACCTGATCCACACCTATATCTCCCGGATAAAAGAAAAGGCAATGCCTGGTATTTCCATGGACCAGGAAGAGATAAACCAATTGTATCTGGGATTTGAAACCAGGGACCGGGTGGCATTTAACGCGGCCATGAGCTGGTATGGTTCGGGCATGGAGTCTATTTTTTTTCAGGATGGTAATGCCCTGATCATGAGACCCGGGGATCTTGTTTTTATTCTGGACCATATACGGGCCTGCTTTCCTGAAGTGAAACGGATCACCTCCTATGCCAGGAGCCATACCCTGTTGAGGATAAAGGCCAAAGACCTGGAAAAAATGCGAAAATCAGGCCTGAACCGGATTCACGTGGGCATGGAGAGCGGATCTGATCTGGTGTTAAAGCGGATCAACAAGGGGATTACCAAGGCCGGACACATCAAGGCCGGGCTCAAGGTAAAGGCTGCGGGCATTGAATTATCCGAATATGTGATGCCGGGCCTTGGAGGCATTGACCTTTCCATTGAGCATGCCTTGGAAACCGCGTCTGCATTGAATTCCATCAATCCTGAATTTATCAGAATCAGGACCTTGGCCGTGACGTCGGGGACCCGGCTTTTTGAGCAAGAAACTAAGGGGTTGTTTGAAAAACCCAGTGACGTGATGGTGGCAAAGGAACTTCGGCTTTTTCTGGAAAGCCTGGACAATATTCAGTCCCAGATTAAAAGTGATCATATCCTCAATCTTTTTGAGACCCTGAACGGGACATTGCCCCGGGACAAGGAAAAACTTGTCGGCATTATCGATTATTTTTTCGATCTGCCTGAAGAGCAGCGGATCATCTACCAGCTGGGCAGGCGCATGGGGTTTTTCACAGGCCCCCGGGACCTGGAAGACAGCCCTCATATGGAACAGGTCCGCCAGGTCTGCATCCACTATGGGGTGACCCTTGACAACGTGGACAAAATTATTGATGAATTAATGAACCGTTTTGTTTGA
- a CDS encoding IS256 family transposase, which translates to MTEENTEFDFQKALKGIQEGKPFTGKGGVLTSLIKNLAEAALEGELESHLGQEVSANRRNGKSKKTIKSLDGKFELKTPRDRAGTFSPQIVKKHQTTLSDEIERKIIALYGLGMSYNDMASHLQEIYGLEISNATLSTITDKIIHTVKEWQARPLENVYPIVWLDAIHYKVRENGKVGSKAVYTILGVNIEGRKEVLGLYISENEGANFWLQVLTDLSNRGVKDILIACVDGLKGFPEAIETIFPDTEVQLCVVHQIRNSLKYVGSKNKKEFMADLKRVYKAVNKDLAEEELDILENKWNDKYPIVIKSWRNNWERLSHFFKYPEEIRRIIYTTNTIEAVHRQFRKLTKTKGSFPNQDSLLKLLYMGIQNASKKWTIPIQNWSLTISQLAIFFEGRLDKELGI; encoded by the coding sequence ATGACCGAAGAAAACACCGAATTTGATTTTCAAAAAGCCCTTAAAGGCATCCAGGAAGGTAAACCCTTCACAGGTAAGGGCGGCGTCCTTACATCATTAATCAAAAATCTTGCTGAAGCTGCTCTTGAAGGAGAGTTGGAGTCCCATCTCGGGCAGGAAGTTTCTGCCAACCGCCGTAATGGAAAAAGCAAAAAGACCATTAAATCCCTGGATGGTAAATTTGAGCTAAAAACCCCGCGTGACAGGGCCGGAACCTTCTCTCCACAGATCGTCAAAAAACATCAGACAACGCTCAGCGATGAAATTGAAAGAAAGATAATAGCCCTTTACGGCCTGGGCATGAGTTATAATGATATGGCTTCCCATTTACAGGAAATCTATGGACTTGAGATTTCAAATGCCACTCTGAGCACCATTACCGATAAAATCATCCATACCGTCAAAGAATGGCAGGCCAGGCCGTTGGAAAATGTGTACCCAATCGTATGGCTTGATGCCATACATTATAAAGTACGAGAAAACGGAAAGGTCGGCAGCAAGGCCGTTTACACAATTCTTGGGGTGAATATCGAGGGCCGCAAAGAGGTTCTTGGGCTGTACATATCCGAGAATGAGGGTGCGAACTTCTGGCTGCAGGTGTTAACAGACCTTTCAAACCGAGGGGTAAAAGATATCCTGATTGCCTGTGTTGATGGTCTAAAAGGTTTTCCCGAGGCCATTGAGACCATATTCCCGGACACAGAAGTTCAACTCTGCGTAGTCCACCAGATCCGAAATTCATTGAAATACGTTGGTTCCAAAAATAAAAAGGAATTTATGGCAGATCTAAAACGTGTTTATAAAGCGGTCAATAAGGATCTGGCCGAAGAAGAACTGGATATCTTGGAAAATAAATGGAATGACAAATACCCGATTGTGATAAAATCCTGGCGGAACAACTGGGAACGCCTCAGTCATTTCTTTAAATATCCAGAAGAGATTCGACGGATAATATACACCACAAATACCATTGAGGCTGTGCATCGACAGTTTCGAAAACTGACCAAAACAAAGGGATCATTCCCGAACCAGGACAGCCTGTTAAAGCTGCTTTACATGGGGATCCAGAACGCCAGTAAAAAATGGACAATACCGATTCAAAATTGGTCACTGACAATTTCCCAGTTGGCAATTTTCTTTGAAGGCCGGCTGGATAAAGAGCTGGGAATTTGA
- a CDS encoding AF1514 family protein — protein sequence MTQIHHITQNQSQEYIDIQINPSDLDFTAAKQIAKDKAFEICDHPMILSWKNGKTGQSHPDYECGINDRPFWIRYAQGRGANLTIDINKGESVMSG from the coding sequence ATGACTCAGATTCACCATATCACCCAAAACCAGTCCCAAGAATATATTGATATCCAGATCAATCCCTCAGACCTGGATTTTACCGCCGCCAAACAGATTGCAAAGGACAAGGCCTTTGAAATTTGCGATCACCCCATGATCCTGTCCTGGAAAAATGGGAAGACCGGTCAGTCCCATCCGGATTATGAATGCGGCATCAATGATCGTCCTTTTTGGATCAGATATGCCCAGGGCAGGGGCGCTAATCTCACCATTGACATTAACAAGGGAGAATCAGTGATGTCCGGTTAG
- the hemW gene encoding radical SAM family heme chaperone HemW, which translates to MFEHLYIHVPFCIKKCRYCDFYSQTNLSWIPAYVSALCREISLGAAAVLNETAVPNLVDPGSLVKTIYFGGGTPSVLPLGALETILKTLYRCHRIDPHAEITLEANPGTLDPDYLKGLKSLGINRLSLGVQSFDNKKLGLLGRIHIAAQSVNAIEAARAAGFDNLGLDLIFGVPKESNSFWKREMDTALGFCPEHLSCYMLTLEKDTPLYIWYEKGRFIPMAPDARADLFAFTDVYLENHGFSHYEISNFAGKKKNRSQHNSSYWDMVPYKGFGPSAHSYAVLPGSGKNLRHQRSWNCSDLNAYVDCLAQDRLPVDDYEILGVEEQMLERIMVGLRTDKGVDIKGFNGVSGSSFQTMFKDLVEQLESQRMGKYIGQTDRFGLTRAGWACLDSIVEAFARKIKI; encoded by the coding sequence TTGTTTGAACACCTCTATATCCACGTCCCGTTCTGCATTAAAAAATGCAGGTATTGTGATTTTTATTCCCAGACAAATCTCTCCTGGATTCCCGCCTATGTCTCAGCCCTTTGCCGGGAGATCAGCCTTGGGGCTGCGGCTGTTTTAAACGAAACTGCTGTTCCCAACCTGGTTGATCCGGGGTCTTTGGTGAAAACCATTTACTTTGGGGGGGGAACCCCGTCTGTTCTGCCGCTGGGCGCCCTTGAAACCATTTTAAAAACCCTTTATCGCTGCCATAGGATTGATCCCCATGCTGAAATCACCCTTGAGGCCAACCCCGGAACTTTGGACCCTGATTATTTAAAGGGACTTAAAAGTCTGGGGATCAACCGTCTAAGCCTTGGTGTCCAGTCTTTTGACAATAAAAAGCTTGGGCTTTTGGGACGGATCCACATTGCCGCCCAGTCTGTTAACGCCATTGAGGCTGCCAGGGCTGCCGGGTTTGACAATTTGGGTCTGGATCTGATCTTTGGGGTGCCCAAGGAGTCAAATTCTTTTTGGAAAAGGGAGATGGATACCGCACTCGGGTTTTGTCCGGAGCATCTTTCCTGCTATATGCTGACCCTGGAAAAGGACACTCCCCTCTACATTTGGTATGAAAAGGGCCGGTTTATCCCCATGGCCCCGGATGCCAGGGCGGATCTGTTTGCCTTTACCGATGTATATCTTGAAAATCATGGATTTTCGCACTATGAAATTTCCAATTTCGCAGGCAAGAAAAAAAACCGTTCCCAGCATAATTCCAGCTATTGGGACATGGTGCCGTACAAGGGATTTGGCCCCTCTGCCCATTCCTATGCTGTCCTGCCAGGATCTGGAAAAAATTTACGCCACCAACGCTCCTGGAATTGTTCGGACCTGAACGCCTATGTGGATTGCCTTGCCCAAGACCGGCTGCCTGTGGATGATTATGAAATCCTGGGCGTGGAAGAGCAGATGCTTGAAAGGATCATGGTCGGACTTCGGACTGACAAAGGGGTGGACATCAAAGGGTTTAACGGGGTGTCTGGTTCCTCTTTTCAGACGATGTTCAAGGACCTGGTTGAACAGCTTGAGTCCCAGAGGATGGGAAAGTATATCGGGCAAACGGATCGCTTTGGACTGACCCGGGCCGGCTGGGCCTGTTTGGACAGCATTGTGGAAGCGTTTGCCCGAAAAATAAAAATTTAA
- a CDS encoding CGGC domain-containing protein gives MTKVAIIRCEKNENRCPLTGCFKTMVETTQGFSMYDSCVPAGVFTCRCPGDNAVDNAKILKAKGAQAIHFCTCGFAKKTENGWDKSQGGFCDHLETIAEKVAKETGLPIVLGTAHLPEGYSPKVIDHK, from the coding sequence ATGACAAAAGTGGCAATCATCAGATGTGAAAAAAATGAGAACAGATGTCCGTTGACCGGTTGTTTTAAAACCATGGTTGAAACCACCCAGGGATTTTCCATGTATGATTCTTGCGTCCCTGCCGGTGTGTTTACCTGTCGATGCCCGGGAGATAACGCTGTGGACAATGCAAAGATTTTAAAGGCCAAGGGTGCCCAAGCCATCCATTTTTGCACCTGCGGTTTTGCCAAGAAAACTGAAAACGGGTGGGATAAATCCCAGGGCGGATTTTGCGATCACCTGGAAACCATTGCCGAAAAAGTTGCCAAGGAGACCGGGCTGCCCATTGTTCTGGGTACGGCCCATCTTCCTGAGGGGTACTCTCCCAAAGTGATCGACCATAAGTGA
- the selB gene encoding selenocysteine-specific translation elongation factor encodes MENIILGTAGHIDHGKTSLVKALTGIETDRLKEEKERGITIELGFASLDLPNGQHIGIVDMPGHEKFVKNMVAGSSGIDVVVMVIAADEGVMPQTREHMEICNLMGIRDGMIALTKTDLVDEDLMELAMDDINEFVQETFLEGKPIIPVSSATGQGLEDFTRTLEDICDHLPQRKYSSIFRLPVDRVFSMKGFGTVITGTLISGHINLGDDIMVYPKRITSKVRGIQVHSSGVQTAAAGTRTAINFQGLDKESVLRGDVLSTPDTLIESYMVDADFQYLGSNPKPAKARTRVRFHSGTSEILGYMVLLDRDELLPGDKAVVQFRLEAPVCCIKDDRYVIRSYSPVKTIGGGTILNPASQKHKLKDTAVVQGLNELLLDENEKTISFFLSLKGFAGLSLTELRVMTNIPDKKLGACLQKMLAKQEIIQTDKDRQVYVHGQTFDHFKSQTLEKLKDYHDANPLKEGMPTQELKSKFQYVDDPRFFNILFNRLEKDKAISQDKNLIKLAGFKVALQVDQHEVKEKIMGIYKKSGLTPPFFRTICQDLDLDQKTAKDVLQMLIDEKEVVKTKDDLFFDAKAILALETQLIEFLRANETITTPQFKEMTGISRKFVIPLIEYFDAIRLTIRVEDHRQLRRQI; translated from the coding sequence GTGGAAAATATAATTTTAGGGACTGCAGGGCATATTGATCATGGAAAGACCAGCCTGGTCAAGGCCCTTACCGGCATTGAAACAGACCGCCTCAAAGAGGAAAAGGAAAGGGGAATCACCATAGAGCTCGGGTTTGCCTCCCTTGATCTTCCCAATGGCCAGCACATCGGCATTGTGGATATGCCCGGCCATGAAAAATTTGTAAAAAACATGGTGGCAGGATCTTCCGGCATTGATGTGGTGGTCATGGTGATTGCTGCAGATGAAGGGGTGATGCCCCAGACCCGGGAGCATATGGAAATCTGCAATCTCATGGGAATCCGTGACGGAATGATCGCCCTGACCAAGACTGATCTTGTGGATGAGGACCTCATGGAACTGGCCATGGATGATATCAACGAATTTGTCCAGGAAACCTTTTTAGAAGGCAAACCCATTATCCCTGTTTCCTCTGCCACAGGCCAGGGGCTTGAGGACTTTACCCGGACACTAGAAGATATTTGCGACCATTTGCCCCAGCGCAAATACTCGTCCATTTTCCGCCTTCCCGTGGACCGGGTCTTTTCCATGAAGGGATTTGGCACGGTGATCACAGGCACCCTGATCTCGGGACATATCAATTTAGGGGATGACATCATGGTCTATCCCAAGCGGATCACCTCCAAGGTCAGGGGCATCCAGGTCCATTCAAGTGGGGTTCAAACAGCTGCGGCCGGAACCCGGACCGCCATCAACTTCCAGGGTCTGGACAAGGAATCCGTACTCCGGGGGGATGTGCTTTCCACCCCGGACACCCTGATCGAAAGCTATATGGTGGATGCGGATTTCCAATACCTGGGCTCCAATCCCAAACCGGCCAAAGCCAGAACCCGGGTCCGGTTTCATTCCGGGACCAGTGAAATTTTAGGATATATGGTGCTTTTGGACAGGGATGAGCTATTGCCCGGAGACAAGGCCGTGGTTCAGTTCCGGCTGGAAGCCCCGGTCTGCTGTATCAAAGATGACCGTTACGTGATCAGAAGTTATTCTCCGGTAAAGACAATCGGAGGCGGCACGATTCTCAACCCGGCCTCCCAGAAACATAAGCTCAAGGATACGGCCGTTGTCCAGGGACTCAATGAGCTTCTCCTGGATGAAAATGAAAAAACCATCTCATTTTTCCTTTCCCTCAAAGGATTTGCAGGGCTCTCCCTGACCGAACTGAGGGTCATGACCAATATCCCGGATAAAAAACTTGGGGCCTGCCTGCAAAAAATGCTGGCCAAACAGGAAATCATCCAGACGGACAAGGACAGGCAGGTCTACGTTCACGGGCAAACCTTTGACCATTTCAAGTCACAAACCCTTGAAAAGTTAAAGGATTACCACGACGCCAACCCCCTTAAAGAAGGGATGCCCACCCAGGAACTCAAATCAAAATTCCAGTATGTGGATGATCCGCGCTTTTTCAACATCCTGTTCAACCGGCTGGAAAAGGACAAGGCCATCAGCCAGGATAAAAACCTGATCAAGCTGGCCGGTTTTAAAGTGGCCCTTCAGGTGGACCAGCATGAGGTCAAGGAAAAAATCATGGGCATTTATAAAAAATCAGGGCTGACTCCGCCCTTTTTCAGGACCATCTGCCAGGACCTTGACCTGGATCAAAAAACAGCCAAAGATGTGTTACAGATGCTCATTGATGAAAAAGAGGTGGTCAAAACAAAGGATGATCTTTTCTTTGATGCCAAGGCTATTTTGGCCCTTGAAACCCAGCTTATTGAATTTCTCAGGGCCAATGAAACCATAACCACGCCCCAGTTCAAGGAGATGACAGGTATATCCAGAAAATTTGTCATCCCTTTGATCGAATATTTTGACGCCATCCGCCTGACCATACGGGTGGAAGACCACAGGCAGTTGAGACGACAGATTTAG
- a CDS encoding lysophospholipid acyltransferase family protein — translation MTDDTIYRLLKLIVQLIGWIPRPISRAFSNFLGRLWYQIDKRHRTVVQENISHAFGFSQDSPQVRNMTRQIFKNIIGILFEIGWAYNLKEEKFPRYFIFKGYENLESALAKKRGVLALTCHMGNWELLCQAISQTGLKNAILYRKMDFQPLERFMLEIRQRYGTRLIALKGASRKIDGLLAQGQVVGTLLDQNVDWYEGCFVDFFGRPACTNRGVASLVMRTRAPVVPMFIRRENKRYIIEFLPEVPLVLTGDQTKDLEINTQNYTSAVESMIRRCPEQWFWVHNRWKTKSFCPWPQRAESK, via the coding sequence ATGACAGATGATACAATTTACCGGTTGCTGAAACTTATCGTCCAGCTCATCGGCTGGATTCCCCGCCCCATCTCCAGAGCCTTTTCCAATTTTTTAGGACGGTTATGGTATCAGATTGATAAACGTCATCGAACCGTTGTTCAGGAAAATATCAGCCACGCTTTTGGGTTTTCTCAGGACAGCCCCCAGGTCAGAAATATGACCCGGCAGATTTTTAAAAATATAATCGGGATCCTGTTTGAAATCGGGTGGGCATATAATCTTAAAGAAGAAAAATTTCCCCGGTATTTTATCTTTAAAGGGTATGAGAACCTGGAATCCGCCCTTGCAAAAAAACGTGGAGTGCTGGCTTTGACCTGTCATATGGGCAATTGGGAATTGCTCTGTCAGGCCATTTCCCAAACCGGTTTGAAAAATGCAATCCTTTACAGGAAAATGGATTTCCAGCCCCTGGAAAGATTTATGCTGGAAATCCGCCAGCGCTATGGTACCAGGCTGATTGCACTGAAAGGGGCCAGTCGGAAGATTGATGGGCTGCTGGCCCAGGGCCAGGTGGTGGGGACCCTTCTTGATCAGAATGTGGACTGGTATGAAGGCTGCTTTGTGGATTTTTTCGGTCGGCCTGCCTGTACCAATCGGGGCGTGGCCTCTTTGGTTATGAGGACCCGCGCCCCCGTTGTTCCCATGTTCATCCGGCGGGAAAATAAGAGGTATATTATTGAATTTTTGCCTGAAGTGCCTCTGGTGTTAACCGGAGATCAGACAAAAGATCTTGAGATCAACACACAAAATTATACCTCTGCTGTGGAATCCATGATCCGCCGATGCCCTGAGCAATGGTTTTGGGTTCACAATCGCTGGAAAACAAAGTCTTTTTGTCCGTGGCCACAGAGGGCTGAATCCAAATAG
- the mtgA gene encoding monofunctional biosynthetic peptidoglycan transglycosylase translates to MKKKTKNKFRTWIIKTGVKLCLTLIVLSFCQVLAFKFFNPPGTVNMVYEWARSKCFDVPYLKANYKWQDLEDISPHLRQAVLASEDQRFLTHNGFDFKEIQNAISQVMNHHGFRGASTISMQAARSMFLPSSRSIARKLSEAWYTILIELIWDKKRILEIYLNTVDWGTGIVGAQAGARAYFSSDAKDLTMGQAALMTAILPSPHKWSARNPSVHVIKRKKWILSQMKAMPLL, encoded by the coding sequence ATGAAGAAAAAAACAAAAAACAAGTTCAGGACATGGATCATAAAAACAGGGGTGAAACTTTGTTTGACCCTTATTGTCCTCTCATTCTGCCAGGTTCTGGCCTTTAAATTTTTTAATCCCCCGGGCACTGTGAACATGGTCTATGAATGGGCCAGAAGCAAATGCTTTGATGTCCCTTATCTCAAGGCAAATTATAAATGGCAGGACCTGGAAGATATCTCGCCCCACTTAAGACAGGCGGTGCTGGCATCAGAAGACCAGCGGTTTTTAACCCATAACGGGTTTGACTTTAAAGAAATTCAAAATGCAATTTCACAGGTGATGAACCACCACGGATTCAGGGGGGCGTCCACCATCAGCATGCAGGCGGCCCGGTCCATGTTTCTTCCTTCAAGCAGGAGTATAGCAAGAAAGCTGTCAGAAGCCTGGTATACCATCCTCATTGAACTGATCTGGGATAAGAAACGGATTCTTGAGATCTATTTAAACACCGTAGACTGGGGCACGGGAATCGTGGGCGCCCAGGCAGGGGCCCGGGCCTATTTTTCCTCGGATGCCAAAGACCTGACCATGGGCCAGGCCGCCCTGATGACGGCGATCCTGCCAAGTCCCCATAAATGGTCAGCCCGAAATCCATCCGTCCATGTGATCAAACGCAAAAAATGGATACTCTCCCAGATGAAGGCCATGCCCCTGTTATAG
- a CDS encoding FecR domain-containing protein, whose translation MADNSVGKVIQATGDAVAVSDGTSRVLNSGSEIFKGDVLVTKQGSSLEILFKDNTSLAQSENSEIQVDNYVYDPDDASNSDLLLNMSKGIFRTITGEIAEKNPDHFQLKSPLATIGIRGTTVVSEVGDDTERQGVEEIGTDKVLVVQDNMGNIQFISQPRLVVDFIRGQAISPPVF comes from the coding sequence ATGGCTGATAATTCAGTGGGAAAGGTCATCCAGGCAACAGGAGATGCCGTTGCCGTGTCAGACGGCACCAGTCGGGTTCTGAATTCCGGCAGCGAAATTTTCAAAGGGGATGTCCTGGTGACCAAGCAGGGCAGTTCCCTTGAGATTCTGTTCAAAGACAATACTTCCCTTGCCCAGAGTGAAAACAGTGAAATCCAGGTGGACAACTATGTGTATGATCCTGATGATGCCTCTAATTCGGATTTGCTATTAAACATGTCTAAGGGGATTTTTCGCACCATTACCGGGGAAATCGCAGAAAAGAATCCAGATCATTTCCAGCTTAAATCTCCCCTGGCGACCATTGGGATCAGGGGAACCACAGTGGTCAGTGAAGTGGGGGATGATACCGAGCGTCAAGGTGTGGAGGAGATCGGCACTGACAAAGTCCTGGTGGTGCAGGATAACATGGGAAATATCCAATTTATTTCCCAGCCCAGGCTGGTGGTTGATTTTATCAGGGGCCAGGCCATTTCGCCCCCCGTATTTTGA
- a CDS encoding NifB/NifX family molybdenum-iron cluster-binding protein produces the protein MKIAVSAYGEKLDSKINPRFGRCDYLLIVDTENDSVEAFSNENINRSGGAGIQSAGFVIDKGIEAVLTGDCGPKAMGVFNSSNIAVYTGQTGTVKEAVERFKQGRMTATTTATAPEKAGMGSSSGVSDQNSQAGPGMTGGRGMGGGGGQGMGGGQRRR, from the coding sequence ATGAAGATTGCAGTAAGCGCCTATGGTGAGAAGTTAGATTCCAAGATCAATCCCCGGTTTGGCCGGTGCGATTATCTTTTGATTGTGGATACTGAAAATGACTCTGTTGAGGCATTTTCCAATGAAAATATAAACAGAAGCGGTGGTGCCGGGATCCAGTCTGCCGGTTTTGTCATTGACAAAGGGATAGAGGCCGTGCTGACCGGAGACTGCGGCCCCAAAGCCATGGGGGTGTTTAATTCATCCAATATTGCCGTGTACACAGGACAGACAGGCACGGTAAAAGAGGCGGTTGAACGGTTTAAACAAGGAAGAATGACCGCCACAACCACAGCCACGGCCCCGGAAAAAGCCGGGATGGGCTCTTCATCAGGCGTTTCGGACCAAAACAGCCAGGCCGGCCCGGGAATGACGGGCGGGCGCGGCATGGGCGGCGGCGGTGGTCAGGGCATGGGCGGCGGCCAGCGAAGACGATAA
- a CDS encoding IS4 family transposase → MTHISVPKKQLRSLNFDNFRCSLIKSLSKAPELQSRGDRPLKMTFEDQINALVYFHLQEHKSARHLIQDLKENVFAKENIAPDGGISRSSFCEAINHRGLEQLQFIFEDLYKQALECHPGEHAELGELVSIDGSLINAVLSMHWANYRKGSKKAKVHCGFDINHGIPNKIFLTEGNGAERTFVPKILSKGQTGVMDRGYQSHKEFDLLQEQGKHFVCRIKTRTTRTIIDNHETPSDSYIFYDALVKLGTPNQNQTKRPVRVVGYKIAGVKYYVATDRHDLTAEQIATIYKLRWTIEDFFKWWKEHLKVYHLIARSEYGLMVQILGGLITYLLLTIHCQKQFNEKVTIKRVRQLRTAILNDLFGCEEQGSHSSNRDNIVKDQKIIEQAKT, encoded by the coding sequence ATGACGCACATCTCAGTCCCTAAAAAACAACTACGGTCCCTGAACTTTGACAATTTCAGGTGCTCTCTGATAAAGTCACTTTCAAAAGCACCGGAATTACAATCTCGAGGAGACCGCCCTTTAAAAATGACATTCGAAGACCAGATAAATGCTTTGGTTTATTTCCATCTTCAGGAGCACAAGTCTGCCCGACATTTAATTCAGGATCTCAAGGAGAATGTTTTTGCTAAAGAAAATATTGCGCCAGACGGTGGTATCAGCCGTAGTAGTTTCTGTGAAGCCATCAATCACAGGGGACTCGAACAACTGCAATTTATCTTTGAGGATCTTTATAAACAGGCTCTTGAGTGTCATCCGGGTGAACACGCCGAGTTAGGAGAGTTGGTTTCCATTGACGGTAGTCTCATAAATGCAGTCCTTTCAATGCACTGGGCGAACTACAGAAAAGGAAGTAAAAAAGCCAAAGTACATTGCGGATTTGACATTAATCACGGAATCCCAAACAAAATCTTTTTGACTGAAGGCAACGGCGCTGAACGCACTTTTGTTCCCAAAATACTTTCCAAGGGGCAAACAGGTGTTATGGATCGTGGATATCAATCCCATAAAGAATTTGACCTGCTTCAGGAGCAAGGCAAACATTTTGTCTGCCGTATAAAAACCAGGACAACAAGAACAATTATTGATAACCACGAGACCCCTTCCGACAGCTACATTTTTTATGATGCACTGGTTAAACTTGGTACTCCGAATCAAAACCAGACGAAAAGGCCTGTTCGGGTTGTTGGCTATAAAATTGCTGGCGTCAAATACTATGTGGCAACTGACAGGCATGATTTAACAGCGGAACAAATAGCAACAATTTATAAACTCCGGTGGACCATTGAGGATTTTTTCAAATGGTGGAAAGAACATCTGAAGGTATATCATCTCATTGCCCGCAGTGAATACGGCCTTATGGTTCAGATTCTTGGCGGCCTTATCACTTACCTGTTACTGACAATCCATTGCCAAAAACAGTTTAATGAAAAGGTCACGATCAAAAGAGTTCGGCAGCTGCGAACCGCCATTCTAAATGACCTGTTTGGCTGCGAGGAGCAGGGCTCTCATAGTTCAAACAGGGACAATATTGTCAAAGATCAAAAAATTATTGAGCAAGCAAAAACCTAA